The following proteins come from a genomic window of Thermodesulfobacteriota bacterium:
- a CDS encoding rhodanese-like domain-containing protein: protein DRDLVLVPTEPADVVAALKPLRRIGYDRVTGYLGGGMHAWETTGRELDAVGVLTARQLQDALADVEPPVVLDVRKPEEFEAGHLPGAVHVFLGHLPDRLDAVPEGRPVVTFCGSGRRASIAASILKRNGYPWVANNLGSVQACRAVGCELVEG, encoded by the coding sequence CGACCGGGACCTGGTGCTGGTCCCCACCGAACCCGCCGACGTGGTTGCGGCCCTAAAGCCCTTGCGCCGCATCGGCTACGACCGGGTGACCGGCTACCTGGGCGGCGGGATGCACGCCTGGGAGACCACGGGGCGCGAGCTCGACGCCGTCGGGGTGCTGACCGCCCGCCAGCTCCAGGACGCCCTGGCCGACGTCGAGCCCCCGGTGGTGCTCGACGTGCGCAAGCCCGAGGAGTTCGAGGCGGGCCATCTGCCGGGCGCGGTGCACGTGTTCCTCGGCCACCTGCCTGACCGGCTCGACGCCGTGCCCGAGGGCCGGCCCGTGGTCACCTTCTGCGGCAGCGGCCGGCGGGCGAGCATCGCCGCGTCGATCCTGAAGCGCAACGGCTACCCTTGGGTGGCCAACAACCTCGGCTCGGTGCAGGCCTGCCGGGCCGTGGGATGCGAGCTGGTGGAGGGATAG